Proteins encoded within one genomic window of Vulgatibacter sp.:
- a CDS encoding aconitate hydratase has translation MIESTPEMVRGVYERTRKNLATVRARLNRPLTLAEKILFGHLDDPKGQELEAGKAYLQLRPDRVAMQDATAQMALLQFMQAGKPEVAVPSTVHCDHLIQARTGALNDTNAASIENKEVYDFLSSVSAKYGIGFWKPSSGIIHQVVLENYAFPGGLMVGTDSHTPNAGGLGMAAVGVGGADAVDVMAGFSWEVLQPKLIGVKLVGELNGWAAPKDVILKLLGILTVKGGTNRIVEYFGPGARALSCTGKATITNMGAELGATTSVFPYDAAMERYLRGTERAAIADVANEYADLLAADAEVEANPEKFYDQVIEIDLSTLEPHVVGPHTPDLARPVSELKKAAMEEGYPLNLTSALIGSCTNSSYEDLTRAADLAKQAADAGVKAKAKLWISPGSDQIFETIKRDGQMAAFEGMGGVVLSNSCGPCIGQWKREDIQKGTKNSIITSFNRNFRARNDSNPETFAFIASPEIVLAFGLAGRLDFDPMSDEIDGVKLQAPAKAPDLPAQGFVKAFGGYQAPAADGASVEVAVSPTSERLQLLAAFAAPKADEYAEMPLLVKTKGKTTTDHISPAGPWLRFRGHLDRISDNMLTGAINAFSGDAGVAKNAFSGEVGAVPAVARDYKARGLKWVVVGDENYGEGSSREHAAMSPRFLGAGAIIVRSFARIHETNLKKQGVLPLTFKDAADYEKVREGDRVSLQDVFAIAPGKPVVAVLHHADGSTESIELKHTCNAEQIAWFKAGSALNILRGN, from the coding sequence GTGATCGAGAGCACTCCCGAGATGGTGCGTGGCGTCTACGAGCGCACGCGCAAGAACCTCGCGACCGTCCGTGCCCGCCTGAACCGGCCGCTGACCCTCGCCGAGAAGATCCTCTTCGGCCACCTCGACGATCCGAAGGGCCAGGAGCTCGAGGCCGGCAAGGCCTACCTGCAGCTCCGCCCGGATCGCGTGGCCATGCAGGACGCCACCGCGCAGATGGCGCTGCTGCAGTTCATGCAGGCGGGCAAGCCGGAGGTCGCCGTCCCCTCCACCGTGCACTGCGATCACCTGATCCAGGCCCGGACCGGCGCGCTCAACGACACCAACGCCGCCTCGATCGAGAACAAGGAGGTCTACGACTTCCTCTCCAGCGTCTCGGCGAAGTACGGCATCGGCTTCTGGAAGCCGAGCTCCGGCATCATCCACCAGGTGGTCCTCGAGAACTACGCGTTCCCGGGTGGCCTGATGGTCGGCACCGACTCGCACACCCCCAACGCCGGCGGTCTCGGCATGGCGGCGGTGGGCGTGGGCGGCGCCGACGCGGTGGACGTGATGGCGGGCTTCTCCTGGGAGGTCCTCCAGCCGAAGCTCATCGGCGTGAAGCTCGTTGGCGAGCTGAACGGCTGGGCGGCGCCGAAGGACGTGATCCTCAAGCTCCTCGGCATCCTCACCGTCAAGGGCGGCACCAACCGGATCGTCGAGTACTTCGGCCCCGGCGCCAGGGCGCTGTCGTGCACCGGCAAGGCCACGATCACCAACATGGGCGCCGAGCTCGGCGCGACCACCTCGGTCTTCCCCTACGACGCGGCGATGGAGCGCTACCTGCGCGGCACCGAGCGTGCGGCGATCGCCGACGTGGCCAACGAGTACGCCGATCTGCTCGCGGCGGACGCCGAAGTCGAGGCGAACCCCGAGAAGTTCTACGACCAGGTGATCGAGATCGACCTCTCGACCCTCGAGCCCCACGTGGTCGGGCCCCACACCCCCGACCTCGCCAGGCCCGTCTCCGAGCTGAAGAAGGCGGCGATGGAGGAGGGCTACCCGCTCAACCTCACCTCGGCGCTCATCGGCTCGTGCACCAACTCCTCCTACGAGGATCTCACCCGCGCCGCCGACCTGGCGAAGCAGGCTGCCGACGCCGGCGTGAAGGCGAAGGCGAAGCTCTGGATCTCGCCGGGCTCCGACCAGATCTTCGAGACGATCAAGCGCGACGGCCAGATGGCGGCGTTCGAGGGCATGGGCGGCGTGGTGCTCTCCAACTCGTGTGGTCCCTGCATCGGCCAGTGGAAGCGCGAGGACATCCAGAAGGGCACGAAGAACTCGATCATCACCTCGTTCAACCGGAACTTCCGGGCCCGCAACGACTCGAACCCCGAGACCTTCGCCTTCATCGCCTCGCCCGAGATCGTGCTGGCGTTCGGCCTCGCCGGCCGCCTCGACTTCGATCCGATGAGCGACGAGATCGACGGCGTCAAGCTGCAGGCCCCCGCCAAGGCGCCGGACCTGCCGGCACAGGGCTTCGTCAAGGCGTTCGGCGGCTACCAGGCCCCCGCCGCCGACGGCGCCTCCGTCGAGGTGGCGGTCTCGCCCACCAGCGAGCGCCTCCAGCTCCTCGCCGCCTTCGCTGCGCCGAAGGCCGACGAGTACGCCGAGATGCCGCTCCTCGTGAAGACGAAGGGCAAGACCACCACCGATCACATCTCGCCCGCAGGCCCGTGGCTGCGCTTCCGCGGCCACCTCGACCGGATCAGCGACAACATGCTGACCGGCGCGATCAACGCCTTCTCCGGCGACGCCGGCGTGGCGAAGAACGCCTTCTCCGGCGAGGTCGGCGCGGTCCCCGCCGTCGCCCGCGACTACAAGGCCCGTGGCCTCAAGTGGGTCGTCGTCGGTGATGAGAACTACGGCGAGGGCAGCTCCCGCGAGCACGCGGCGATGAGCCCGCGCTTCCTCGGCGCCGGCGCGATCATCGTCCGCTCCTTCGCCCGCATCCACGAGACCAACCTGAAGAAGCAGGGCGTGCTGCCGCTCACCTTCAAGGACGCTGCGGATTACGAGAAGGTTCGCGAGGGCGACAGGGTCTCGCTGCAGGACGTCTTCGCCATCGCCCCGGGCAAGCCGGTGGTGGCGGTGCTCCACCATGCCGACGGCTCCACCGAGTCGATCGAGCTGAAGCACACCTGCAACGCCGAGCAGATCGCCTGGTTCAAGGCGGGCTCCGCGCTCAACATCCTCCGCGGCAACTGA
- a CDS encoding NAD-dependent epimerase/dehydratase family protein has protein sequence MAFLVLGAGFTGQRVAARLLAAGETVHVTTRDPARLAALPGARIHRLDVADPGSLWALASDLPRGLRVLHSVPVLEGEAGPFDPTPALLEALGELPARVVYLSTTGVYGGQAVVDEKTEVAPASARTRLRVEAERAVARGPWSWMVLRPAAIYGPGRGVHLSIASGRYRLAGDGSNFVSRIHVDDLAAVAVAALRSDEVGAFPVADLEPARAREVAAFCAARFGLPMPPSAPPASLHETLRSDRRVDGRAIFRRLGVEPAFPTFREGIPAAAAAT, from the coding sequence ATGGCTTTTCTCGTTCTCGGCGCCGGCTTCACCGGGCAGCGGGTGGCGGCCCGCCTCCTCGCGGCAGGGGAGACGGTCCACGTCACCACCCGCGATCCCGCGCGGCTCGCCGCGCTGCCGGGGGCAAGGATCCACCGGCTCGACGTGGCGGACCCCGGGAGCCTCTGGGCCCTCGCTTCCGACCTGCCCCGGGGGCTTCGGGTCCTCCACTCGGTGCCGGTCCTCGAAGGGGAGGCGGGGCCCTTCGATCCGACCCCGGCGCTCCTCGAGGCCCTGGGGGAGCTGCCGGCGCGGGTGGTCTACCTCTCCACCACCGGGGTCTACGGCGGGCAGGCGGTGGTGGACGAGAAGACGGAAGTGGCGCCGGCGAGCGCGCGCACCAGGCTGCGGGTGGAAGCGGAGCGGGCGGTGGCGCGGGGGCCCTGGTCCTGGATGGTGCTCCGGCCCGCGGCGATCTACGGGCCCGGGCGGGGCGTCCACCTCTCCATCGCCAGCGGGCGCTACCGCCTCGCTGGCGATGGCTCCAATTTCGTCTCCCGGATCCACGTGGACGATCTCGCGGCCGTGGCGGTGGCGGCGCTGCGCAGCGACGAGGTCGGCGCCTTCCCGGTGGCGGACCTCGAGCCTGCCCGGGCCCGCGAGGTGGCCGCCTTCTGTGCCGCACGCTTCGGTCTGCCCATGCCGCCCTCCGCGCCGCCCGCATCGCTCCACGAGACCCTGCGCTCCGATCGGCGGGTGGATGGACGGGCCATCTTCCGGCGCCTCGGCGTGGAGCCTGCCTTCCCCACCTTCCGCGAGGGGATCCCGGCTGCGGCAGCAGCGACCTGA
- a CDS encoding alpha/beta fold hydrolase, translating into MPATIVALHAAAVTPAMWDEVRQAAPDLEFLAPDLIALTERGDGTLAHLVQDLAAQLPEGPLVLLGASIGAHIALELAAVLGDRVRGTVMVAPGPPTLDAEFLERARGLERIVRHAWSPAVGKSLIPLLVYPFGPDYATIAARVERMLALAAERSATLLGMSPALHRAAELLPLVSGPVRVLIAGANSNPVVGVGLAEAWRGVLGSAVEKIPDASEFLPMEKPDAVVDAIRALLEERPAARLRS; encoded by the coding sequence ATGCCAGCAACCATCGTCGCACTGCACGCCGCAGCGGTAACACCGGCCATGTGGGACGAGGTCCGGCAGGCGGCCCCCGACCTAGAGTTCCTGGCGCCGGACCTGATCGCCCTCACCGAGCGCGGAGACGGCACCCTCGCCCACCTCGTGCAGGATCTGGCGGCGCAGCTGCCCGAAGGCCCGCTGGTCCTGCTCGGCGCCTCGATCGGCGCCCACATCGCCCTCGAGCTCGCCGCCGTCCTCGGCGATCGGGTGCGCGGTACGGTGATGGTGGCGCCGGGCCCCCCGACCCTCGACGCGGAGTTCCTCGAGAGGGCACGGGGCCTGGAGCGCATCGTCCGGCACGCGTGGAGCCCCGCTGTCGGCAAGAGCCTGATCCCGCTCCTCGTCTACCCCTTCGGCCCCGACTACGCGACCATCGCCGCGCGGGTGGAGCGGATGCTCGCCCTCGCCGCGGAGCGCTCCGCCACCCTCCTCGGCATGTCGCCGGCGCTCCACCGCGCAGCGGAGCTGCTGCCCCTGGTCTCGGGGCCGGTGCGCGTCCTCATCGCCGGGGCGAACAGCAATCCGGTGGTCGGCGTCGGCCTCGCGGAGGCCTGGCGGGGCGTGCTCGGATCGGCGGTCGAGAAGATCCCCGACGCCTCCGAATTCCTGCCGATGGAGAAGCCGGACGCCGTGGTCGACGCCATCCGGGCGCTCCTCGAGGAGCGCCCGGCAGCGCGGCTCCGCAGCTAG
- a CDS encoding HD domain-containing protein, with the protein MTQIRDPIHGSIAIDERERAVVDSPFFQRLRSVRQLGFADLAFPGASHTRYAHALGAAHLSGKIFDAICARLPALPEAERPRLRSALRVAVLLHDLGHAPFSHASESIMPQRARLALPLWATGGSSAGQANHEDFTLKLLLDSELTDLLRAAYRPLDLPPEAIGSLVAGVPGPGGPYFTVRGIDYGPLLRQVVSSELDADRMDYLLRDSFYTGVNYGNYDLDWLVGHLGAHVHDGVAELAVGNRAIFAFEDFLLSRYHMFLSVYYHRTPICFDRMLRLYYREAPGEFEIPSAPAAYLRCDDVQLLTVLRASKNRWAQRIANRHPFRLLIEANPYDTGYDLVEIVGRLERAGIEHFATESLGMVSKYFGESGATSTIWVHVPDQRRFVPLEEYTPLFRRYEREVRIARIYVDPALQREARELAGLPLEPV; encoded by the coding sequence GTGACGCAGATCCGCGATCCCATCCACGGTTCGATCGCCATCGACGAGCGCGAAAGGGCGGTGGTCGACTCGCCCTTCTTCCAGCGCCTGCGCTCGGTGCGGCAGCTCGGTTTCGCGGATCTCGCCTTCCCCGGCGCCAGCCACACCCGCTACGCCCACGCCCTGGGCGCCGCCCACCTCTCGGGCAAGATCTTCGACGCGATCTGCGCGCGGCTGCCGGCGCTCCCCGAGGCGGAGCGCCCGCGCCTGCGGTCGGCGCTCCGCGTGGCGGTGCTCCTCCACGACCTCGGCCACGCCCCCTTCTCCCACGCGTCCGAGTCGATCATGCCGCAGCGGGCGCGGCTCGCCCTGCCGCTCTGGGCCACGGGTGGCAGCAGCGCCGGCCAGGCGAACCACGAGGACTTCACGCTGAAGCTCCTCCTCGACTCGGAGCTCACCGACCTGCTCCGGGCCGCCTACCGCCCCCTCGACCTGCCGCCGGAGGCAATCGGCTCCCTCGTCGCCGGCGTACCGGGCCCAGGCGGTCCCTACTTCACCGTGCGCGGGATCGACTACGGCCCGCTCCTGCGGCAGGTGGTCTCGAGCGAGCTCGACGCGGATCGGATGGACTACCTCCTCCGCGACTCCTTCTACACCGGCGTCAACTACGGCAACTACGACCTCGACTGGCTCGTGGGGCATCTGGGCGCCCACGTCCACGACGGCGTCGCCGAGCTGGCGGTGGGGAATCGGGCGATCTTCGCGTTCGAGGATTTCCTCCTCTCGCGCTACCACATGTTCCTCTCGGTCTATTACCACCGCACGCCCATCTGCTTCGACCGGATGCTGCGGCTCTACTACCGGGAGGCCCCCGGCGAGTTCGAGATCCCCTCGGCCCCCGCCGCCTACCTGCGCTGCGACGACGTGCAGCTGCTCACGGTCCTGCGGGCCTCGAAGAACCGCTGGGCCCAGCGGATCGCCAACCGGCATCCCTTCCGGCTGCTGATCGAGGCCAATCCCTACGACACCGGCTACGACCTGGTGGAGATCGTCGGCCGCCTCGAGCGCGCGGGGATCGAGCACTTCGCCACCGAGTCGCTGGGCATGGTTTCGAAATATTTCGGCGAGTCGGGAGCCACCAGCACGATCTGGGTCCACGTCCCCGACCAGCGCCGTTTCGTGCCGCTGGAGGAGTACACCCCGCTCTTCCGCCGCTACGAGCGGGAGGTCCGGATCGCGCGGATCTACGTCGACCCGGCGCTGCAGCGGGAGGCGCGGGAGCTCGCCGGCCTGCCGCTCGAGCCCGTGTGA
- a CDS encoding alpha/beta fold hydrolase has product MKKVLRPRVLALHGSAATAALYRDVSTTAHELDLVAPDLVALTLAVGGRLGSLLRALAGIVPEGPVLLTGCGVGANIALELAAQLGDRVRGVLLTSPLPLRPDAVYRERTRQFARLLAAEMGVDEVLAWTPIMVHRDGLRGRRAAQQAEAMLRIAATVSCAPLVQLGADFPDGNLALKRLVAPVRALFAAECINPFLGETLIADWTKALGPGAVELIAQTRHWLPIEAPEKIVAELRAFAAAPPRIDAAPKST; this is encoded by the coding sequence ATGAAGAAGGTGCTCCGCCCCCGGGTGCTCGCGCTCCACGGCTCCGCCGCGACCGCGGCGCTCTACCGGGACGTGTCGACGACGGCCCACGAGCTCGATCTGGTTGCGCCCGACCTCGTGGCACTCACCCTCGCGGTGGGCGGCAGGCTGGGGTCCCTGCTCCGGGCCCTCGCGGGGATCGTCCCGGAGGGGCCGGTGCTCCTCACCGGCTGTGGGGTGGGCGCGAACATCGCTCTCGAGCTGGCGGCGCAGCTGGGCGACCGTGTGCGTGGTGTGTTGCTCACGAGCCCCCTGCCGCTCCGCCCCGACGCCGTCTACCGGGAGCGAACCCGGCAGTTCGCCAGGCTCCTGGCGGCGGAGATGGGGGTGGACGAGGTCCTCGCCTGGACGCCGATCATGGTCCACCGGGACGGCCTCCGGGGCAGGCGGGCGGCGCAGCAGGCGGAGGCGATGCTGCGGATCGCTGCCACCGTGAGCTGCGCGCCGCTGGTGCAGCTGGGCGCGGATTTTCCCGACGGCAATCTGGCGCTGAAGCGCCTCGTCGCCCCGGTCCGCGCCCTCTTCGCTGCCGAATGCATCAATCCCTTCCTCGGGGAAACGCTGATCGCCGACTGGACGAAGGCCCTCGGCCCCGGCGCGGTGGAGCTCATCGCCCAGACCCGCCACTGGCTTCCGATCGAGGCGCCGGAGAAGATCGTCGCGGAGCTGCGCGCCTTCGCCGCCGCACCGCCGCGGATCGACGCTGCCCCGAAATCCACCTGA
- a CDS encoding ATP-grasp domain-containing protein: MKITVLYNRDFDHQAPQDDPGFAARAEVEGVAEAVAAALSAHGAEANLLPVFGHAFRFVARLAEDPPDLVFNLCESLAGDARGELAVPAILDTLGVPYTGSPAVAIALALHKHKAKEILAAAGVPVPAGAVIRRLEEAAQLGLPFPLMVKPAREDASVGISRRSVVHNHEELQQQVAFVLETHRQEVVVEQYVEGREIYVALLGNDPPELLPLTEIDFSALPSDRPRIVTYEAKWASGSVEDVGTAPRLVELEDEATRQRVEQVARTAFRALELRDYGRIDLRLAADGTPYVIDVNANCALAPDAGYARAAAAAGLPYDALIGRLAEIARKRTHADPHWQAERPAPTRRAAQPHRELHARGSRVRRGAPRAGRRRRT, encoded by the coding sequence ATGAAGATCACCGTCCTGTACAACCGCGACTTCGACCACCAAGCGCCCCAAGACGACCCCGGCTTCGCTGCCCGGGCCGAGGTCGAGGGCGTTGCCGAAGCGGTGGCCGCGGCCCTCTCCGCCCACGGGGCCGAAGCGAACCTGCTGCCGGTCTTCGGGCATGCCTTCCGCTTCGTCGCCCGCCTCGCCGAGGATCCGCCGGATCTCGTCTTCAACCTCTGCGAGTCGCTGGCTGGTGACGCGCGGGGCGAGCTGGCGGTACCCGCGATCCTCGACACGCTCGGCGTGCCCTACACGGGCTCGCCAGCGGTGGCGATCGCCCTGGCGCTCCACAAGCACAAGGCCAAGGAGATCCTCGCTGCGGCAGGTGTGCCGGTCCCTGCAGGTGCGGTGATCCGCCGGCTCGAGGAGGCGGCGCAGCTCGGGCTGCCCTTCCCGCTGATGGTGAAGCCCGCCCGCGAGGATGCGTCGGTCGGCATCTCGCGGCGGAGCGTGGTGCACAACCACGAGGAGCTGCAGCAGCAGGTCGCCTTCGTGCTCGAGACCCACCGCCAGGAAGTGGTGGTCGAGCAGTACGTCGAGGGGCGCGAGATCTACGTGGCCCTGCTCGGCAACGATCCGCCGGAGCTCCTGCCGCTGACGGAGATCGACTTCTCCGCGCTTCCCTCCGACCGGCCGCGGATCGTGACCTACGAGGCGAAGTGGGCCAGCGGCTCGGTGGAGGACGTGGGCACCGCGCCGCGCCTGGTCGAGCTGGAGGACGAGGCGACGAGGCAGCGGGTGGAGCAGGTGGCCCGCACCGCCTTCCGCGCCCTGGAGCTCCGGGATTATGGCCGGATCGATCTGCGGCTCGCAGCCGACGGCACGCCCTACGTCATCGACGTCAACGCCAACTGCGCCCTGGCGCCCGATGCAGGCTACGCCCGCGCCGCCGCAGCGGCGGGGCTGCCCTACGACGCCCTGATCGGCAGGCTCGCCGAGATCGCCAGGAAGAGGACCCATGCAGATCCGCATTGGCAGGCGGAGCGACCTGCGCCCACTCGTCGCGCTGCTCAGCCGCATCGAGAACTTCACGCCAGAGGAAGTCGCGTGCGCCGTGGAGCTCCTCGAGCTGGCCGTCGGCGCAGAACCTGA
- the nhaA gene encoding Na+/H+ antiporter NhaA produces the protein MANKRPRSIAALLKILQPFEAFVRVEALGGTLLIIASVIALIWANSEASASYVALWERPFTLGLEGAALQKPLILWINDLLMAVFFLLVGLEIKRELLVGELNTAQKAILPALAAVGGMVVPALIYYAVAHEGPAASGWGVPMATDIAFAIGVMRLLGNRVPNSLVVFLTALAIIDDLGAILVIAIFYSGALKTTALLWAAVFIAVLVVMNRFGIRRPALYLFAGIPLWVAILKSGIHATIAGVIVGFCVPATSQFSLASILADAKQLLGVASNKTAPKETVEASLRALEKRFDDAESPLSNLEHALHPYVAYAIVPIFALANAGVVLLGASPALLLEPVSLGVILGLTLGKPIGVVGISVLTVKMGWAKLPAGVTMRHLVGAGLLAGIGFTMSLFVAGLGFEVGSIYHTEAKVGILAASVIAGLAGLLVLRSAKPVVAAETSAPASLQTSP, from the coding sequence ATGGCCAACAAGCGACCCCGCAGCATCGCCGCGCTGCTCAAGATCCTGCAGCCCTTCGAAGCCTTCGTCCGCGTGGAAGCCCTCGGGGGCACCCTGCTCATCATCGCCTCCGTGATCGCGCTGATCTGGGCGAATTCGGAGGCGAGCGCCAGCTACGTCGCCCTCTGGGAGCGGCCCTTCACCCTCGGGCTCGAGGGCGCCGCGCTACAGAAGCCGCTGATCCTCTGGATCAACGATCTGCTGATGGCGGTCTTCTTCCTCCTCGTCGGCCTCGAGATCAAACGCGAGCTGCTGGTCGGTGAGCTCAACACCGCCCAGAAGGCGATCCTCCCGGCCCTCGCCGCGGTCGGCGGCATGGTCGTGCCGGCGCTGATCTACTACGCCGTCGCCCACGAAGGCCCCGCCGCCTCGGGCTGGGGCGTGCCGATGGCCACCGACATCGCCTTCGCCATCGGCGTGATGCGCCTGCTCGGCAACCGCGTGCCCAACAGCCTCGTGGTCTTCCTCACCGCGCTGGCGATCATCGACGACCTGGGCGCGATCCTCGTCATCGCCATCTTCTACTCGGGGGCGCTGAAGACCACCGCGCTCCTCTGGGCCGCCGTCTTCATCGCGGTGCTGGTGGTGATGAACCGCTTCGGCATCCGCCGCCCCGCGCTCTACCTCTTCGCCGGCATCCCGCTCTGGGTGGCGATCCTGAAGAGCGGCATCCACGCCACCATCGCCGGCGTGATCGTGGGCTTCTGTGTGCCGGCCACCTCGCAGTTCAGCCTGGCCAGCATCCTCGCCGACGCGAAGCAGCTCCTCGGCGTCGCCAGCAACAAGACCGCGCCGAAGGAGACCGTGGAGGCGTCGCTGCGCGCGTTGGAGAAGCGCTTCGACGACGCCGAGTCGCCCCTCTCCAACCTGGAGCACGCGCTCCACCCCTACGTCGCCTACGCGATCGTGCCGATCTTCGCCCTGGCCAACGCCGGCGTGGTGCTCCTCGGCGCGTCGCCGGCGCTGCTGCTCGAGCCGGTCTCCCTCGGCGTGATCCTCGGCCTCACCCTCGGCAAGCCGATCGGCGTGGTGGGCATCAGCGTGCTCACGGTGAAGATGGGCTGGGCGAAGCTGCCCGCCGGGGTGACCATGCGCCACCTCGTCGGCGCCGGCCTGCTCGCGGGCATCGGCTTCACGATGTCACTCTTCGTGGCGGGGCTGGGCTTCGAGGTCGGCTCGATCTACCACACGGAGGCGAAGGTCGGGATCCTGGCCGCCTCGGTGATCGCCGGGCTCGCGGGGCTGCTGGTGCTCCGCTCCGCGAAGCCGGTGGTGGCAGCGGAGACGTCGGCGCCCGCCTCGCTCCAGACCTCGCCCTAG
- a CDS encoding MBL fold metallo-hydrolase — protein sequence MSEAIEGLEFTPPPAKIRDAAAVILVRRQEGPDREVFWVRRGEKLTFSGGFYAFPGGKVDKGDAAVPIENCPADEVALQVCALRETFEETGVLLARGAERLGAGRLDELRRELLGGASFAALLASEGLVLDGRALFPAGRWLTPPFSPVRFDARFYLAYVPAGQTAEVIPGELSDGGWIRPHEALARWEAGTALLHPPNHHALATLAGFAPEAALPRLRTPPFCGADHVVERIEFQRGILLLPLRTPTLPPAQHTNCWVAGTGELALIDPGSPWAEEQALLERHLRELIAEGRKPKYVLVTHHHGDHVGAAVEIGRRLGIPVWGSAETAARVPGVEGRLADGDVIELCGPLSMRLRAILTEGHADGHLCFLEERTGALFAGDMVAGGSTIVIDPPEGDMGRYLASLRRLLELQAGVLYPAHGFPIPDGPAKLAAYLGHRESRMEQIRGAVAQGASALADIVERVYSDTPAFLHPVAERSALASLIELEKRGQARRTDRGWTAL from the coding sequence ATGAGCGAAGCGATCGAAGGGCTCGAATTCACCCCGCCGCCAGCGAAGATCCGCGACGCGGCGGCGGTGATCCTGGTGCGCCGGCAGGAGGGCCCGGACCGGGAGGTCTTCTGGGTCCGGCGCGGCGAGAAGCTCACCTTCTCCGGCGGCTTCTACGCCTTTCCCGGCGGCAAGGTCGACAAGGGCGACGCGGCGGTGCCGATCGAGAACTGCCCGGCGGACGAGGTGGCCCTGCAGGTCTGCGCGCTGCGCGAGACCTTCGAGGAGACCGGCGTGCTCCTCGCCCGCGGTGCGGAGCGGCTCGGGGCCGGCAGGCTCGATGAGCTGCGCCGCGAGCTCCTCGGCGGCGCGTCCTTCGCGGCGCTGCTCGCAAGCGAGGGGCTCGTCCTCGACGGCAGGGCGCTCTTCCCAGCAGGCAGGTGGCTGACGCCGCCCTTCTCGCCGGTGCGTTTCGACGCCCGCTTCTATCTGGCCTACGTACCGGCGGGCCAGACGGCGGAGGTGATCCCCGGGGAGCTCTCCGACGGCGGTTGGATCCGGCCGCACGAGGCGCTCGCCCGCTGGGAGGCGGGGACGGCGCTGCTCCACCCGCCCAACCACCATGCCCTCGCCACGCTGGCGGGCTTCGCGCCGGAGGCGGCGCTGCCCAGGCTGCGGACGCCGCCCTTCTGCGGCGCCGACCACGTGGTGGAGCGGATCGAGTTCCAGCGGGGGATCCTCCTGCTGCCCCTGCGCACGCCGACCCTGCCGCCGGCGCAGCACACCAATTGCTGGGTGGCGGGGACCGGGGAACTGGCCCTCATCGACCCGGGTTCGCCCTGGGCGGAGGAGCAGGCGCTGCTGGAGCGCCACCTGCGGGAGCTGATCGCCGAGGGGCGCAAGCCGAAGTACGTGCTGGTGACCCACCACCACGGCGACCACGTCGGCGCCGCGGTGGAGATCGGCAGGCGCCTCGGGATTCCGGTCTGGGGCAGCGCCGAGACCGCCGCCCGGGTGCCCGGGGTCGAGGGGCGCCTCGCCGACGGCGACGTGATCGAGCTCTGCGGGCCGCTCTCGATGCGGCTGCGGGCGATCCTCACCGAGGGGCACGCGGACGGCCACCTCTGCTTCCTGGAGGAGCGGACGGGGGCGCTCTTCGCCGGCGACATGGTGGCGGGCGGCTCCACCATCGTGATCGATCCGCCCGAGGGCGACATGGGCCGCTACCTCGCCTCGTTGCGCCGTCTGCTCGAGCTGCAGGCCGGCGTCCTCTACCCGGCCCACGGCTTCCCCATCCCGGACGGCCCGGCGAAACTCGCCGCGTACCTCGGGCATCGGGAGAGCCGCATGGAGCAGATCCGGGGCGCGGTGGCGCAGGGCGCGAGCGCCCTTGCCGACATCGTGGAAAGGGTCTATTCGGACACGCCGGCGTTCCTCCACCCGGTCGCGGAACGGAGCGCGCTCGCCTCGCTGATCGAGCTGGAGAAGCGGGGCCAGGCGCGCCGGACCGACCGGGGCTGGACGGCTCTTTAG
- a CDS encoding GNAT family N-acetyltransferase codes for MELLELAVGAEPDEHVDYKLLVAEVDGALAGYVLYGPTPMTEATFDLYWIASDPAFRGKGAGSRLVVAMEAEVLRRGGCQVRIETSSLGEYAATRAFYDRHRYHEASRLPDFYKAGDDLVTLYKRLR; via the coding sequence GTGGAGCTCCTCGAGCTGGCCGTCGGCGCAGAACCTGACGAGCACGTCGATTACAAATTGCTCGTGGCGGAAGTCGACGGGGCGCTGGCGGGCTACGTGCTCTACGGGCCCACGCCGATGACCGAGGCGACCTTCGACCTCTACTGGATCGCCTCGGATCCCGCCTTCCGCGGCAAGGGGGCAGGCTCGCGCCTGGTCGTCGCCATGGAGGCGGAGGTCCTCCGCCGCGGCGGCTGCCAGGTCCGCATCGAGACCTCTTCGCTGGGCGAATACGCCGCGACCCGGGCCTTCTACGATCGCCACCGCTACCACGAGGCGAGCAGGCTCCCGGATTTCTACAAGGCGGGCGACGACCTGGTCACCCTCTACAAGCGGCTGCGCTGA
- the rnk gene encoding nucleoside diphosphate kinase regulator encodes MERSIVVTQQDLGRLHALIEGVAAERNLAAAEALEAELARAQVVAPEEIPADVVTMNSRVRFVDETNGSEREATLVYPQDASAAEGRISILAPIGAALIGLRAGDSIDWPMPNGRSKRLRIVEVLWQPEAAGQFDL; translated from the coding sequence ATGGAACGCAGCATCGTCGTCACCCAGCAGGATCTCGGACGGCTCCACGCGCTCATCGAGGGTGTCGCCGCCGAACGCAATCTGGCAGCTGCAGAGGCCCTCGAGGCGGAGCTCGCCAGGGCGCAGGTCGTCGCGCCGGAGGAGATCCCTGCCGACGTGGTGACGATGAACTCGCGCGTGCGCTTCGTGGACGAGACCAACGGCAGCGAGCGGGAGGCGACGCTCGTCTACCCGCAGGATGCCTCCGCGGCCGAGGGGCGCATCTCGATCCTCGCGCCCATCGGCGCGGCGCTGATCGGCCTGCGTGCCGGCGACTCGATCGACTGGCCGATGCCGAACGGCAGGTCCAAGCGGCTGCGCATCGTCGAGGTGCTCTGGCAGCCCGAGGCCGCCGGCCAGTTCGATCTCTGA